A DNA window from Hordeum vulgare subsp. vulgare chromosome 1H, MorexV3_pseudomolecules_assembly, whole genome shotgun sequence contains the following coding sequences:
- the LOC123438643 gene encoding expansin-B4-like gives MGSLPSLAVLAALLCFLAVGGAVDLNATDASPFDVDLNVTDATKYWGPWTPARATWYGQPNGAGPDDNGGACGFKHTNQYPFASMTSCGNQPLFKDGKGCGSCYKIRCRKDQSCSGRTETVIITDMNYYPVAPYHFDLSGTAFGRLAKPGLNDRLRHSGIIDIEFTRVPCEFPGLKIGFHVEEYSNPVYFAVLVEYEDGDGDVVQVDLMESRGPGGGKWTRMRESWGSVWRLDSNHRLQAPFSIRIRNESGKTLVANKVIPANWRPNTFYRSFVQYS, from the exons AtgggctccctcccctccctcgccgTGCTCGCGGCGCTTCTCTGCTTCCTGGCCGTCGGCGGCGCCGTGGACCTTAACGCCACCGACGCCTCCCCCTTCGACGTCGACCTCAACGTCACCGACGCCACCAAGTACTGGGGCCCCTGGACCCCGGCCAGGGCGACCTGGTATGGCCAGCCCAATGGCGCCGGCCCCGACGACAACG GTGGTGCCTGCGGCTTCAAGCACACCAACCAGTACCCGTTCGCGTCCATGACCTCCTGCGGCAACCAGCCATTGTTCAAGGACGGCAAGGGATGCGGCTCATGCTACAAG ATCAGATGCAGGAAGGACCAATCCTGCTCCGGCAGGACGGAGACGGTGATCATCACCGACATGAACTACTACCCGGTGGCGCCCTACCACTTCGACCTCAGCGGCACGGCGTTCGGCAGGCTCGCAAAGCCCGGGCTCAACGACAGGCTCCGCCACTCCGGCATCATCGACATCGAGTTCACACG GGTGCCGTGCGAGTTCCCGGGGCTCAAGATCGGGTTCCACGTGGAGGAGTACTCGAACCCCGTCTACTTCGCGGTGCTGGTGGAGTAcgaggacggcgacggcgacgtggTGCAGGTGGACCTCATGGAGTCGCGGGGGCCGGGCGGCGGAAAGTGGACGAGGATGAGGGAGTCGTGGGGCTCCGTCTGGCGCCTCGACTCCAACCACCGCCTCCAGGCGCCATTCTCCATCCGCATCCGCAACGAGTCCGGCAAGACGCTCGTCGCCAACAAGGTCATCCCGGCCAACTGGAGGCCCAACACCTTCTACCGCTCCTTCGTGCAGTACAGCTGA